ATGCACTGAAAAGCGAAAATATTGAAAATCCCGCGGGTGAAGTGCGTAACGATACGACTGTTATGTCAGTGCGAGCGGCACGTTTATATGAAACCCCTCAGGACTTTGATTATCTGGTGGTACGCACCGCTAATGATGGCACACCAATCTATTTAAAAGATGTTGCTAAGGTGTCCGTTGGTGCTGAGAATGAAAATTCCTCCTTTAAAAGTAATGGTGAAATTAATCTTAGCTTAGGTATTATTCCGCAAACCGATGCAAACCCTTTGCAGGTGGCGCAAGCGGTGCAGCAAGAAGTGGACAATATCCAACAGTTCTTACCGGAAAATACCACGCTCAAAGTTGATTACGATGCGACTGTATTTGTCAAACAATCGATAAGTGAAGTTTATCAGACCCTGTTTATTACTGGCGGTTTGGTGATTCTGGTTTTGTATATTTTTATCGGGCAAGCGCGTGCTACGTTGATCCCCGCTATCACCGTTCCTGTCTCTTTGATCTCCTCTTTTATTGTTGCTTACTCCTTGGGCTTTTCCATTAACTTAATCACCTTAATGGCACTCATTTTAGCCATCGGTTTGGTCGTGGATGATGCCATTGTGGTGGTCGAAAACATATTTCACCATATTGACCGAGGTGAAAAACCGCTATTAGCGGCGTACAAAGGGACGCGTGAAGTGGGGTTTGCGGTTATTGCCACCACGCTTGTGTTGGTGATGGTCTTTTTACCTATCTCTTTTATGGATGGCATGGTTGGTCTATTGTTCACTGAGTTTTCGGTATTACTGTCGGTGTCAGTTATCTTCTCTTCACTTATTGCGTTAACTTTAACGCCCGTATTGAGCAGTAAAATTCTTTCCGCTAAACGCAAACCGAATGCTTTTAACCGTTTTACAGATGAACTTTTCCAGCGCTTAGAAGGTTTTTATCGAGATATCGTGAAGCAGGCAATCCGTTTCCGTTATGCTGCTCCTTTTGTGATTATCGCCTGTATTACAGGCTGTCTGTTTCTCTTTAAGGCGATACCGAGTCAATTAGCACCACAGGAAGATCGCGGTGTTATTTTTGCTTTTGTTAAAGGCGCGGAAGGAACCAGTTATAACCGTATGACGGCCAATATGGATATTGTCGAGGCGCGTTTGCTACCTCTATTAGGGGAGGGGTTGATCAAGTCAATCAGCACCCAAGCGCCCGCCTTTGGAGGAAACGCGGGCGATCAAACTGGTTTTGTGATCATGGTGTTGGAGGATTGGGCTGCACGAGATAAGAGTGCCCAGCAAGCCCTTGGCGTGGTACAAAAGGCGCTTGCCGATATTCCTGATGTGAAAGTCAGACCGCTTCTGCCCGGATTCCGAGGTGGCTCCAATAATCCAGTGGAATTTGTCTTAGCTGGTTCTGATTATAGTGAACTGAATGAATGGGCTGAATTACTCAAGGATAAAGCAGAACAAGCTGGTTACTTAAGCGATGGGCAACTCAATTATTCAGAGAAAACACCTGAATTGGTGGTGTCTATTGATAAAGAACGCGCGGCAGAATTGGGCATTAGTGTCAGTGATATATCCAGTACCCTTGAAGTGATGCTAGGTGGACGATCTGAAACAACCTATGTTGAGCGCGGTCAAGAGTACGATGTCTATCTACGTGGAGATGAAAATAGTTTTAATAATGTTACCGATTTAAGCCAAATTTATATGCGCAGTCGCAGTGGGCAATTGATCACCCTCGATACCGTGACAAACATAGAAGAACAAGCAGGTGCCAATAGACTCTCTCATACTAGTAAACAAAAATCGATCACTATCGAGGGGAATATGGGGGGCAGTTACTCTCTGGGGCAGGTATTAGATTATTTAGATGCGCAATCCGCATCATTGTTACCGGGGGATATATCTATCTATTATTCCGGTGAATCGAAGGATTTTAAGGAAAATCAAAGTAGCGTCTTAATTGTCTTTGCTTTAGCTTTGTTGGTCGCCTACTTAGTGTTGGCGGCACAATTTGAAAGTTTTATTAATCCGCTAGTTGTTATGTTAACCGTACCAATGGGCGTCGTAGGCGGGTTTATTGGCTTGAATTTGATGCAGCTGGGACTCAATATATATAGCCAAATCGGCATGCTAATGCTGATCGGCATGGTTACTAAAAATGGTATCTTAATTGTCGAGTTTGCCAATCAATTGCGTGATAAAGGGGTGAGTTTAGATAAGGCGATTATTGATTCTTCTGCGCGTCGTTTAAAACCGATCTTAATGACTGCATTTACTACTTTAGCAGGCGCTATACCGCTTATTTTATCAACGGGAGCAGGTTATGAAAGTCGAATTGCCGTGGGAACTGTGGTCTTTTTTGGTATGTCCTTTGCTACCTTCATCACCCTCTTGGTCATTCCTGCAATGTATCGCCTCATTTCTGGCAACACCCATTCTCCGGGTTATGTACAGCAATTATTAGAAGCAGAACTTGCTGAAAATCAAATAGATAAACAGGCGAGAAATATCGATTAATAATGATGGATTGTGACACTAAGCCCGTTAATCATTAACGGATTTAGTGTTGCTGTTACATGACGCGGTTTCTACCTGCTTTTTTAGCAAGGTACAGGTTTTCGTCAGCCATTTTAATTAAAGTGGCTGCATCCCCGTTTTGCTCACCTATGGTGGTGGCAACTCCAATACTAATGCTGAGGCAATTTGAGACCTGAGAGCCTTGGTGTGGAAGTGCTAAATTTTCGATACCAAGGCGCAGCTTTTCCGCTATCTGCATGGCAGCCTCAGGTGTTGAATCGGGTAAAATAACGGTAAACTCTTCACCACCATAGCGGCAAACAATATCGGTTCTCCGTGCGATTAAACTTGATAGCGTTTGTGCAACGCTCAGCAAACATTGGTCACCGGCTGCATGGCCATAGGTGTCGTTATATTGTTTAAAATAGTCAATATCGATCATTAATAATGATAATTGCGAGTGATAACGTTGTGAAAGCAACCATTCTCTTGCTAAAAACTCATCAAACTTACGACGATTAGCAATACCCGTAAGCGCATCTTCATTTACTAGCTGCTGCAATAATTTACTCTGTTCTATCAGTTTTAAATGGTTTTTTATGCGCAGTTTAATCAAAGGTAAACGAAAGGGTTTGGAAAAAAAGTCGACGGCGCCAAGCTCTAACCCTCTAATCTCATTATCCATTTCATCTAACGCAGAGATAAAAATAACCGGTATTTTAGCGAATAGGGGAGACTCTTTTAGAGATTCACAAATTTCATAACCACAGACGTCGGGCATCACGATATCTAGTAGTATTAAATCTGGAATGGTGTTTTTCAGCCGCTGTAGCACCTCTTTAGAGTTACGAGCGACAATAATATGATAATCAGCGGATAAACACTGCGCTAGTACATCAATATAAAGCGGCTCATCATCAACGATAAGAATGGTGCTTTTGCTGGTCATTTTCTTTTGTTCCTAGCTAATATCTATTGCAGATGCCTTGAGCATCTCTAGCAGTTTGCTATGTGCGGCCTCAAATTCAAAGTTATCGAGCAAGATTGTTAAGGGTGTCATATCGATATTACTATCATCATCATTGAGCAGGCATTGTAGCTCAGATAGATGCTGCTTCGCCTCAAATGCCCCATCACGGAGCGATTTTTCAAGGAGCTTAAAAGTATGAGTTACTTTTTCTCTGTTAGGAATTTTGTTACCTGCAAGGTTATCACATGACTTACTGTGAACTGTAATATTATCAAGTAATTCCTGGAGGGTATCTTTAACTAGTTTAAAGCTCATGGCTAGTTTGTCAATTGCGACTTTAGATGAAGATGCACTCTGTCCCGCGAGGTTTTCTAGGTTTTTAGCGTCTTGGTAAAGTGTCTCGGCAGCAATGGTTGCCGCTACTCCTTTTAATGTATGCGCTATTCTTTTGATCTCTTGGAATTTATGTTCAGCGAAGGCATCGTTAATCGCCACTATGTCATCGCCATGGTTGTCGTAAAATTGCAGCAATAATTTTTTTAAAAAAAGTGCATCACCACCGACATTTTTTATGGCTGAGGCAATATTAATTGGCGAGTCTGTGCTTAATAGTTGAGCTGGAAATAGCGATTGCGTTGCTGGCACCTGTTTATTTAAAGGGAGTGGAAATTGGTCTGATTTTAATTTTGCGACGGAGGCTAATATGGCGGTAAACAATGTCTCTGGATCGAAAGGCTTAGCAATAAATAGATTGAATCCTACATCTAAAATCTCTTTCTGTACATTACATGCGGTTATCGCAGATAACGCGATAATGGGTAATTGCTGTTGATCATACTGCTTGCGTATTTGTGTACAGGTTTGGTAACCATTCATGCCCGGCATGTGAATATCCATCAGTATGACATCAAATTCGCCATCGCTTTGCTTGACTAGCTCTAATGCTTTTAAGCCATTATTTGCCACATAGACAGCCGCCCCTTCTTTTTCTAACAACTTGGTCGCTACTTCTTGATTGATAGGATTATCTTCGACCACTAAAATATTAATACCCTGTAACTTATTGCTGTGTTCTCTGTTTTTCTCTAGTAGTGGTGGCATGCCATTACTGAGGTTTTCCAGTTGTATTAAAAGGTTTTTTATGGTTATAGGTTTTTTTAATATGGCATCGATAGCATTTTCAAGCCCATGATTATCGGCCAGTTGCGAAGTCATTAAGATAACAAAGGGGGGATTTTCTCCTGCAAGTTCTTGGTTTACTTTAATTAGCTCGAGTATAGACGCTTTGCCCATTTTTTGATCCACCAATATGAAACCATAGCGATGGTGTGGGGCATTAAAGCTATCAGATAATTTTGCGATACCATCCTGTATTGATTGCGCAGTGTCGCTTGAAAACTGTAACCGTGTTGCGATATCAGTCATTTCCCGTCGAACGGTTTCATTACCATCAATAATGAGTAAGTGGCAATTTTTTATTGCCCCGTCATACAGGGAACCTGTAAGTGGCGCCGATGATAGAGAATCAGTAGGCAAGGCGAGCGGCAGGTCAAAAGAGAAGGTGCTACCTGTATTAAATTCACTATCAACCCGTAAATTTCCCCCCATTAAGGTGATCAGGTTCTGGCTAATAGTGAGCCCCAATCCTGTTCCACCAAAACGTCTGGTTGTCGATGAGTCGGCCTGCGCAAAAGGGCGAAAGAGCCGTTTAAGTTGCTCATCGGTTATTCCAATACCGGTATCCTGTACGGAAAACTGAATACGCAGCGGTTGCTCTTTTCTCTTTAGCTGTTTAAGGGAAAGAATAACATGGCCCGAATTGGTAAATTTTATGGCATTATTCAGTAAATTTAATAACGCTTGGTGGATACGAAATCTATCACCGTAGAGTTGGTCGGGAACATCATGTTGCCCAACAATGATAATTTCAATATTTTTTTCATTGGCATTGACAATAACGAGGTTGATTAAATTGTTAAGAAGCGTATCGAGGCTGAAAATTTGTTTATCAATGATCAGCTGCTGCGCCTCTATTTTTGAATATTCAAGAATATCGTTAACAATATGTAACAATGTTTGAGAAGCGTTATTAACTTTACTCAGGTAATTGTGAGTCTCGGTGTCTACTTTACCCTGCAACGCGAGGTGATTTAAGCCAATAATAGCGTTTATTGGTGTACGAATTTCATGGCTCATATTGGCTAAAAAGTTAGCTTGAGCTTGCTCTGCTTTATTGGCCTTTTTTATCGAATCGAATAATTTTGTCATGGTGCGATTGATGTGGTCAGATAAAAACTGAAACTCACTGATCCCTTTATAAGAGGGGGGCTGTAACTCGGTTATCGCCTTGGTTATTTGTAAAATGGGTTTAAAAATAGAGAAATAGCTGATAGCAGCAAGACTGAATATAAAGAGGGCAAGTAAAATTAGAGTATTAGATATTTTTTTTGTAAGGGTAGTATTGTTCGTATAACTTTCACTACTTTTAACAAATAGAATATCCCATTGCCAAGGTTTAAAGGAACGTTTATAGATAAAATAAGGGGTTTCTTGAATATTCACGACCTGTAATTTTTCGTATTTTAGCTCTTTATTAATGAAACTTTGTAAGTCCGTTAACTGCTCTCCATTATAAACAGTGGTAACATTTTTTTCTTTAAAATTGGTGTAGATAAATTGCCCCTCTTTAAGGATCCCCGCTTTTAAGTCGTAGCGTTTAAAAAAGGTATCTAAGCGACGTATGGCCTTTGTATGGGCAATACGCGATACCACCGGGGTTATGACCTGATTATTGTTAAGCATTTCGTTTAGAGCGTGGTCGTTGATAAGAGAAACGTGGTCTGCCAATAAGGTATATTCCTGCTGCACCTGTGCGAGGGTAAATTTAGTATAGGCATCTTCGGCGTTATTAAATATGAATATAGCGCTGATAATTAAGAGTATCAGTATCTGCAAAAAGAGCCGGCTGACTAGGCCGTTGCCGAGGTATCTTTTATTTAGTTTGAAGGTCATTGCCACCGCCTATTTTTCAAGCACAATAGTGGTTGATGAAAGAGATTTTGGCCAGACGGTTTGCAGTACCCCATTTTGCCATTGACTTAAAAATTGGCGCTGTTTGATTTGTTTCCCCGTTTTGTCAACGGCAAATCGTCCAATGACGGTCACCGTATTCAGGCTAAGAATAGTCTCTCGAACCTGCTGTGCATTAATGCTACCCGCTCTCTCTATTGCTTCTTGAAAAATTTCACCGGCGGCATAACTTAATGCAGAAATATAGGAAGGAGGCTGCTTAAACTGAGTGTGATAGGCATTTTTAAAGGAGGTAACATTCGCGTCATCATATTGTACATTTGTCACCCACCAAATGGAGGTGACGGTATGTTCAGCTAATGGCCCTAGCTCTGCTTGGTAGTATGCATCAGCAGCGCCCGACGCAGCACTAAAAAAGGTCATAGGCCTAGACGGGTTATTCGCTAATGCCCGACGCATGGCGATAGTTTCCTCTAATGAACCAGTAAAAATGAGATCGGTCGCATTGGTTTGGATAACTCGTTTCGCTAATTTATTGAAAGAGAACTCATTTTTATTGAATATATGATTGAGCACAATATCTACGCCAATGCTATCGGCCCATTCTTGAGCACCATCAGCAACCGAACGGCCGAAGGCATCATCAATACCGAGTATGGCTAGCTTGTGATCGCCATCAAGGGCAAGTATTTCAATAAAATCATTGGTAATATTGGTGGATACTTGTAAAAGTCCAAAGATATTTTTATAACCCTTACTCCATAATTCACTGCTATTGGCTATCATCGCGATTAGTGGGATTTTAGCTTGTTCAACGATGGGCATGATGGCCCCTGTTAATTTGCTGTTGTAGGGGCTGAAAAGAAAATTTATATTTTTGTTGCGAACATAATCTTGATAGATTGTCATGGCGCGCTTAGGGTCACCTTGATCATCTGTAAAGATCAGTTTAACGGGGTGGCCTAAAATCCCTTGGCCGCTATTAACTTGTTTTTGCCATAGTAGAAGACCATTTTTTATTGATGAGCCTATTCTGCTATTTTCGCCCGTTAGGCTTAATGACAATGCAAATGTAATCGGTTTTTTATCTAATGCTTGGCATAGCGGAGCAACCGAAAAAATGAGTATAAAAGAGAGCAACAAGCGAATATATTTTTTTAGCACCAGAGATCATCCATTATTAATGTTTCAATTATATTGTCTAATTAGCTGATTTTTATACTGATAAGTTGGCGAGGCATTGTATGCTAGTATTAATCATTGAGACCATTATCGCCAGCGCATTTTATAAGAGGTATAGCATGAGTCATTTACAGGGTAAAGTTATTTTAATTACAGGCGCGACATCGGGAATAGGGCGAGCTATCGCCCTGCAAGCGATTGCTAAGGGGGCGCGTTTAGCATTGTGTGGCCGAAGCGATGTTAAAATGCAAAAATTGCGTGCCGACTTGAGTAAGTATCAACATGTTTATAGTTCCTTCTTTGATATTACCAATGAGTCATTGACGATGGCATTTATTGGCGATGTGATTAACCACTTTGGGAAAATTGATATATTGATAAACAATGCCGGTGCTAATACCGCAAAAAATAGTGTTGTGGATATTAAAACTTCCGATTACGAATATATGATCAAACTCAACCAAGTCGCTCCCTTTGTGGTGATGCGCGAAGTGTTTAAGGATATGCAACAGCGTCAAGCTGGCCATATTGTTAACATTCTATCCTCGGTTTGTAAGTTTTCCAATCCAAGTATGGGTGCTTATACGGGATCTAAGGATGGTTTTGAGGGGATGACAAAGGTCTTTCGCAAGGAAGCTGCCGAAGATAACGTGGTGGTCACTGCGGTATACCCTGGTGGTGTCGATACTGATTTTCGAGCAATGGACCGCCCTGACTATTTAAGCTCTGACACCGTAGCACAAGCTATTATATCGATGCTTGAACTACCCGCTGAAGCCGC
This window of the Psychromonas sp. MME1 genome carries:
- a CDS encoding multidrug efflux RND transporter permease subunit is translated as MWLSDTAVKRPVVAIVLSLLLCVFGGVSFSKLAVREMPDVESPVVTINTRYDGAAASIMESQITSVIEEQITSISGIDDITSVSRNGMSRITVTFELGWDLTEGVSDIRDAVSKSIRRLPDQVDAPIVSKNNGAGEPSIYINLNSTVMDRTQLTDYAERVLEDRFSLISGVSSVSLSGGLYQVMYVKLFPDLMAGRGVTTKDILDALKSENIENPAGEVRNDTTVMSVRAARLYETPQDFDYLVVRTANDGTPIYLKDVAKVSVGAENENSSFKSNGEINLSLGIIPQTDANPLQVAQAVQQEVDNIQQFLPENTTLKVDYDATVFVKQSISEVYQTLFITGGLVILVLYIFIGQARATLIPAITVPVSLISSFIVAYSLGFSINLITLMALILAIGLVVDDAIVVVENIFHHIDRGEKPLLAAYKGTREVGFAVIATTLVLVMVFLPISFMDGMVGLLFTEFSVLLSVSVIFSSLIALTLTPVLSSKILSAKRKPNAFNRFTDELFQRLEGFYRDIVKQAIRFRYAAPFVIIACITGCLFLFKAIPSQLAPQEDRGVIFAFVKGAEGTSYNRMTANMDIVEARLLPLLGEGLIKSISTQAPAFGGNAGDQTGFVIMVLEDWAARDKSAQQALGVVQKALADIPDVKVRPLLPGFRGGSNNPVEFVLAGSDYSELNEWAELLKDKAEQAGYLSDGQLNYSEKTPELVVSIDKERAAELGISVSDISSTLEVMLGGRSETTYVERGQEYDVYLRGDENSFNNVTDLSQIYMRSRSGQLITLDTVTNIEEQAGANRLSHTSKQKSITIEGNMGGSYSLGQVLDYLDAQSASLLPGDISIYYSGESKDFKENQSSVLIVFALALLVAYLVLAAQFESFINPLVVMLTVPMGVVGGFIGLNLMQLGLNIYSQIGMLMLIGMVTKNGILIVEFANQLRDKGVSLDKAIIDSSARRLKPILMTAFTTLAGAIPLILSTGAGYESRIAVGTVVFFGMSFATFITLLVIPAMYRLISGNTHSPGYVQQLLEAELAENQIDKQARNID
- a CDS encoding SDR family oxidoreductase, with translation MSHLQGKVILITGATSGIGRAIALQAIAKGARLALCGRSDVKMQKLRADLSKYQHVYSSFFDITNESLTMAFIGDVINHFGKIDILINNAGANTAKNSVVDIKTSDYEYMIKLNQVAPFVVMREVFKDMQQRQAGHIVNILSSVCKFSNPSMGAYTGSKDGFEGMTKVFRKEAAEDNVVVTAVYPGGVDTDFRAMDRPDYLSSDTVAQAIISMLELPAEAAVHELLLRPHVERNY
- a CDS encoding amino acid ABC transporter substrate-binding protein produces the protein MLKKYIRLLLSFILIFSVAPLCQALDKKPITFALSLSLTGENSRIGSSIKNGLLLWQKQVNSGQGILGHPVKLIFTDDQGDPKRAMTIYQDYVRNKNINFLFSPYNSKLTGAIMPIVEQAKIPLIAMIANSSELWSKGYKNIFGLLQVSTNITNDFIEILALDGDHKLAILGIDDAFGRSVADGAQEWADSIGVDIVLNHIFNKNEFSFNKLAKRVIQTNATDLIFTGSLEETIAMRRALANNPSRPMTFFSAASGAADAYYQAELGPLAEHTVTSIWWVTNVQYDDANVTSFKNAYHTQFKQPPSYISALSYAAGEIFQEAIERAGSINAQQVRETILSLNTVTVIGRFAVDKTGKQIKQRQFLSQWQNGVLQTVWPKSLSSTTIVLEK
- a CDS encoding response regulator produces the protein MTFKLNKRYLGNGLVSRLFLQILILLIISAIFIFNNAEDAYTKFTLAQVQQEYTLLADHVSLINDHALNEMLNNNQVITPVVSRIAHTKAIRRLDTFFKRYDLKAGILKEGQFIYTNFKEKNVTTVYNGEQLTDLQSFINKELKYEKLQVVNIQETPYFIYKRSFKPWQWDILFVKSSESYTNNTTLTKKISNTLILLALFIFSLAAISYFSIFKPILQITKAITELQPPSYKGISEFQFLSDHINRTMTKLFDSIKKANKAEQAQANFLANMSHEIRTPINAIIGLNHLALQGKVDTETHNYLSKVNNASQTLLHIVNDILEYSKIEAQQLIIDKQIFSLDTLLNNLINLVIVNANEKNIEIIIVGQHDVPDQLYGDRFRIHQALLNLLNNAIKFTNSGHVILSLKQLKRKEQPLRIQFSVQDTGIGITDEQLKRLFRPFAQADSSTTRRFGGTGLGLTISQNLITLMGGNLRVDSEFNTGSTFSFDLPLALPTDSLSSAPLTGSLYDGAIKNCHLLIIDGNETVRREMTDIATRLQFSSDTAQSIQDGIAKLSDSFNAPHHRYGFILVDQKMGKASILELIKVNQELAGENPPFVILMTSQLADNHGLENAIDAILKKPITIKNLLIQLENLSNGMPPLLEKNREHSNKLQGINILVVEDNPINQEVATKLLEKEGAAVYVANNGLKALELVKQSDGEFDVILMDIHMPGMNGYQTCTQIRKQYDQQQLPIIALSAITACNVQKEILDVGFNLFIAKPFDPETLFTAILASVAKLKSDQFPLPLNKQVPATQSLFPAQLLSTDSPINIASAIKNVGGDALFLKKLLLQFYDNHGDDIVAINDAFAEHKFQEIKRIAHTLKGVAATIAAETLYQDAKNLENLAGQSASSSKVAIDKLAMSFKLVKDTLQELLDNITVHSKSCDNLAGNKIPNREKVTHTFKLLEKSLRDGAFEAKQHLSELQCLLNDDDSNIDMTPLTILLDNFEFEAAHSKLLEMLKASAIDIS
- a CDS encoding diguanylate cyclase — its product is MTSKSTILIVDDEPLYIDVLAQCLSADYHIIVARNSKEVLQRLKNTIPDLILLDIVMPDVCGYEICESLKESPLFAKIPVIFISALDEMDNEIRGLELGAVDFFSKPFRLPLIKLRIKNHLKLIEQSKLLQQLVNEDALTGIANRRKFDEFLAREWLLSQRYHSQLSLLMIDIDYFKQYNDTYGHAAGDQCLLSVAQTLSSLIARRTDIVCRYGGEEFTVILPDSTPEAAMQIAEKLRLGIENLALPHQGSQVSNCLSISIGVATTIGEQNGDAATLIKMADENLYLAKKAGRNRVM